One segment of Candidatus Peregrinibacteria bacterium DNA contains the following:
- a CDS encoding type II toxin-antitoxin system RelB/DinJ family antitoxin, whose amino-acid sequence MPKTSMIHARIEPKLKKDAENILEALGMNHTQAITIFYKQIILKKKVPFELNLEENDTLTNYTKIKSKKHLKSLLDID is encoded by the coding sequence ATGCCAAAAACATCAATGATTCATGCAAGAATTGAACCAAAATTAAAAAAAGACGCTGAAAACATTCTAGAAGCTCTTGGGATGAATCATACTCAAGCAATTACAATTTTCTATAAACAAATCATTCTTAAAAAAAAGGTTCCATTTGAACTTAATTTGGAGGAGAATGACACACTAACAAATTACACAAAAATCAAATCAAAAAAACATTTAAAATCCCTACTCGACATAGATTAA
- a CDS encoding type II toxin-antitoxin system RelB/DinJ family antitoxin — protein sequence MPSTRIQHRIDSNLKKEAEMILEGQGIKPAQAITIFYTEIKRAQGFPFLPSKVPNAELAKALKDIEKNKGSVRFKNKKDAFDFLDKL from the coding sequence ATGCCATCAACTCGAATACAGCATCGCATAGATTCGAATCTCAAAAAAGAAGCGGAGATGATTCTGGAAGGACAGGGTATCAAACCGGCGCAAGCGATCACCATATTCTACACGGAAATCAAAAGGGCTCAGGGTTTCCCCTTTTTGCCTTCAAAAGTACCGAATGCGGAGCTCGCAAAAGCTTTAAAAGATATAGAAAAAAATAAAGGCTCTGTAAGATTCAAGAATAAAAAAGATGCGTTTGACTTTTTGGATAAGCTTTAA
- a CDS encoding type II toxin-antitoxin system YafQ family toxin, with protein sequence MTNRYERNNLREKFLKDYKKLRNSGRRDMRKLKNVMDMLIDGEKLNPSHKDHALQGEMAKYRECHIEGNWLLIYRVDQNPDQTETMTFCATDNHSNLFG encoded by the coding sequence ATCACCAATCGCTATGAGAGAAATAATTTACGGGAAAAATTTCTGAAAGATTATAAGAAATTGAGAAATTCCGGCAGAAGAGATATGCGAAAACTCAAAAATGTTATGGATATGCTTATTGATGGTGAGAAATTAAATCCTTCACATAAAGATCACGCACTGCAAGGAGAAATGGCGAAATACAGAGAATGCCACATCGAAGGCAATTGGCTTTTGATATATAGAGTAGACCAAAATCCGGATCAAACCGAAACAATGACTTTTTGTGCAACTGACAATCACTCGAATCTTTTTGGGTAA
- the serS gene encoding serine--tRNA ligase, whose translation MLDIKFIRENVDLIKKTCGQKKSTVDIDRLLEVDEERRTLIQQTEELKAEKNKASEKIAVLEGTGKQEAILEMKMVGDKEKEADEKLRGILEEFETLMLRVPMPVREDTPIGKDETENVEVYTRGEIPAFGFEPKDHMTLMEMHDMVDVERGVKLSGARSYFLKGDGALLEQAVLQYTFKKIVGKGFTPMLVPYMVDTDCLRGTGYFPGGEDDAYNLERDDKWLIATAEIPLTAYHKDEILSEDELPKTYVAMSPCFRREAGSYGKDTKGLYRIHQFNKVEQVVVLAADTEQSDKWHETILNNAQEVLDDLKIPYRLLQLCTGDLALGKYTSHDIECWMPSRNGYGETHSATSFKDFQARRLNLRYKDSEGKIKFCYTLNNTAIATPRFLIALIENNQNADGSINIPEVLQDYMEGRTTIKQASKV comes from the coding sequence ATGCTCGACATAAAATTCATTCGCGAAAACGTAGATCTGATCAAGAAAACGTGTGGACAAAAAAAATCCACTGTTGATATAGATCGATTACTTGAGGTGGATGAAGAACGTCGTACACTTATTCAACAAACAGAAGAATTAAAAGCTGAAAAAAACAAGGCATCCGAAAAAATAGCGGTGCTGGAAGGAACGGGAAAACAAGAAGCGATACTGGAAATGAAAATGGTTGGAGACAAAGAAAAAGAAGCGGATGAAAAATTGCGAGGAATTCTGGAAGAGTTTGAAACGCTTATGCTCAGAGTGCCTATGCCGGTTAGAGAGGACACTCCAATCGGAAAAGATGAAACTGAAAATGTAGAAGTTTATACTCGTGGTGAAATCCCTGCGTTTGGTTTTGAACCAAAGGATCACATGACGCTTATGGAAATGCATGATATGGTCGATGTTGAACGCGGAGTGAAATTATCAGGTGCAAGGAGCTATTTCCTCAAAGGAGATGGGGCTCTTCTCGAACAAGCGGTACTTCAATACACATTTAAAAAAATTGTAGGAAAAGGATTTACACCTATGCTTGTGCCATACATGGTAGACACAGATTGTTTGCGTGGCACCGGATATTTCCCTGGAGGGGAGGATGATGCATACAATCTGGAACGTGATGACAAATGGCTCATCGCGACAGCTGAAATACCACTAACCGCATACCACAAAGATGAAATTTTATCTGAAGATGAATTACCAAAAACATATGTCGCGATGTCGCCATGCTTCCGCCGCGAAGCGGGAAGTTATGGCAAGGACACCAAAGGACTTTATAGAATCCATCAATTTAACAAAGTGGAACAAGTAGTAGTTCTTGCGGCGGATACAGAACAATCTGACAAATGGCATGAAACAATTTTAAATAATGCGCAGGAGGTATTGGATGATTTGAAAATCCCATACAGGCTGCTTCAACTTTGCACGGGGGATCTCGCACTTGGCAAATACACTTCGCATGACATCGAATGCTGGATGCCGTCACGCAACGGATATGGCGAAACACACTCAGCTACTTCATTCAAAGACTTTCAAGCTCGACGTCTGAACCTACGATACAAAGACTCTGAAGGCAAAATCAAATTCTGCTACACACTCAACAACACAGCGATAGCGACGCCTCGCTTCCTCATCGCACTAATCGAAAACAACCAAAACGCCGATGGCTCTATAAATATCCCTGAAGTACTTCAAGACTACATGGAGGGAAGAACGACTATAAAGCAAGCTAGTAAAGTATAG